A region from the Neurospora crassa OR74A linkage group V, whole genome shotgun sequence genome encodes:
- a CDS encoding DUF618 domain-containing protein, variant: protein MYLRRHAAQTVHLWLTKLKDLPSPKRLNMIYLANEVTQQSKARNKDDFLQAFSPFIADATALSYKGASSDIQNKLRRVVDVWRERKIFPIEVQDAIDSRLRELDSARSGGTMFGSTSLSSPAAAVPPELAPLVTSQQAVSKSAQALKTSLTTANSDYSKLMDPAHAPPQAPVYAARLNGLLKNLANAEGAVTECIKTREELISALEKMLSSNRQALEAEQSQLRDLGTRKTAVEEKKQAIELSIIGGLPHNTQEPATGEERAPSSSDGHGIARPQVEALTPPHVQDHDDFYDHRPSEQQQPQNGHTHPTGSAPGIEMLSALASQYESVPTREAKKRKIDETADIPDVGIDADVAEMIQKESTI from the exons ATGTATCTTAGGCGACATGCTGCCCAGACTGTCCATCTCTGGTTGACCAAGCTGAAGGACCTCCCCAGTCCCAAGAGGCTCAACATGATTTATCTTGCAAACG AGGTGACGCAGCAATCCAAAGCTCGCAACAAGGATGACTTCCTTCAGGCTTTCTCTCCATTCATCGCAGATGCAACCGCGTTGTCTTATAAGGGCGCCTCGTCAGACATCCAGAACAAGCTCCGAagggttgttgatgtttggAGAGAACGCAAGATATTCCCCATAGAAGTCCAGGACGCCATAGACTCTCGACTAAGAG AGCTTGACTCAGCCCGCTCCGGTGGAACAATGTTCGGTTCCACATCGTTGTCGTCGCCAGCTGCAGCGGTGCCTCCAGAGTTGGCACCCTTGGTTACCTCACAGCAGGCAGTTTCCAAGAGTGCCCAGGCGTTGAAGACAAGCCTTACTACCGCCAATTCGGACTACAGCAAGCTGATGGATCCGGCCCACGCTCCTCCTCAGGCGCCAGTGTATGCCGCGCGACTCAACGGGCTTCTTAAAAACCTTGCCAATGCTGAGGGAGCCGTGACGGAATGCATCAAGACCCGCGAAGAGCTGATCAGCGCATTGGAGAAGATGTTGAGCTCCAACCGACAGGCCTTGGAGGCCGAGCAATCACAGCTCAGGGATCTAGGCACCCGCAAGACGGCAgttgaggagaagaagcaagcAATTGAGCTCAGCATCATTGGAGGTTTGCCTCACAATACCCAAGAGCCGGCTACCGGTGAGGAGCGCGCTCCATCTAGCTCGGATGGCCACGGCATCGCCCGTCCTCAGGTTGAAGCACTCACGCCGCCCCACGTCCAAGATCACGACGATTTCTACGATCATCGCCCGTCTGAGCAACAACAGCCGCAGAACGGTCATACTCACCCAACTGGATCTGCTCCTGGCATTGAGATGCTGTCCGCCCTCGCTTCTCAATATGAGTCTGTTCCAACTCGAGAGGCCAAAAAGCGCAAGATCGACGAGACTGCCGACATTCCTGACGTAGGCATAGATGCCGATGTCGCCGAGATGATCCAGAAGGAAAGCACGATTTAG
- a CDS encoding aspartokinase — translation MAGPQLLQNDSPNGWIVQKFGGTSVGKFPDRIAEDIIRAYVKDHRLVVVCSARSTGKKVTGTTSRLLEVFKNLKAIAAYASDEHKQDALLKDAKRVMQDICSDHTAAADKFIQDAELAAIVKEETVKECQLLIEYLEAAKRFHLEVNSRAKDRVISFGEKLSCRFMACMLKDRGVDAEYVDLADVLHLDASIERLDATFYREAAEVIAKKILACENRVPVVTGFFGNVPGGLLDGDVGRGYTDLCASLAAVGLKADELQIWKEVDGIFTADPSKVPTARLVPSITPSEAAELTFYGSEVIHHLTMDQVIKATPPIPIRIKNVKNPRGEGTIVKPDPLLAPDQTLQRHQQNGTCNGTKTNGTGQKSNKPKRPTAVTIKDKISIINIHSNKRSIAHTFLARLFAILNKHRVSVDLISTSEVHVSVAVHMGNAEMTNFDAAVKDLGDCGDVSVLHGLAILSLVGAEMKNMIGISGKMFSTLGDHRINIEMISQGASEINISCVIDARDAERAMNILHTNLFTFLE, via the exons ATGGCCGGGCCCCAACTACTACAGAACGACAGCCCCAATGGCTGGATCGTGCAGAAATTCGGTGGCACAAGCGTGGGCAAGTTCCCCGACAGAATCGCAGAGGATATCATCAG AGCGTATGTGAAGGACCATAGGCTAGTAGTCGTCTGCTCAGCAAGGAGTACGGGCAAGAAGGTTACTGGGACCACCAGTCG GCTACTGGAGGTATTCAAGAATCTCAAAGCCATTGCCGCATATGCAAGTGACGAGCATAAACAAGATGCCCTCCTCAAGGACGCCAAGCGAGTTATGCAGGACATCTGCAGCGACCACACCGCCGCGGCCGACAAATTCATCCAGGACGCCGAGCTTGCAGCCATCgtgaaggaggagacggtAAAAGAGTGCCAGCTACTGATCGAATACTTGGAAGCTGCCAAGCGGTTCCACCTCGAGGTAAACTCGCGGGCAAAGGACCGAGTCATCAGCTTTGGCGAGAAGCTCAGCTGTCGCTTCATGGCCTGCATGCTCAAAGACCGGGGAGTCGACGCCGAGTACGTCGACCTGGCCGACGTCTTGCACCTTGACGCCAGTATCGAGCGGCTCGACGCCACCTTTTACCGCGAAGCGGCCGAGGTTATCGCCAAGAAGATCCTCGCCTGTGAGAACCGCGTACCAGTCGTCACCGGCTTCTTCGGCAACGTGCCGGGCGGCCTGCTCGACGGCGACGTCGGCCGCGGCTACACGGACCTTTGTGCGTCTCTCGCGGCCGTGGGCCTGAAAGCCGACGAGCTGCAGATCTGGAAGGAAGTCGACGGCATCTTCACGGCGGACCCATCCAAGGTGCCGACGGCGCGCCTGGTGCCCTCCATCACGCCCTCTGAGGCCGCCGAGCTGACCTTCTACGGTTCCGAAGTCATCCACCACCTGACCATGGACCAGGTCATCAAAGCCACTCCGCCCATCCCCATTCGCATCAAGAACGTCAAGAACCCGCGCGGCGAGGGAACCATCGTCAAGCCCGACCCCTTGCTGGCCCCCGACCAGACGCTCCAGCGACACCAACAAAACGGCACTTGCAACGGCACCAAGACCAACGGCACCGGCCAAAAGAGCAACAAACCCAAGCGCCCCACGGCCGTGACCATCAAGGACAAGatctccatcatcaacatccactCCAACAAGCGGTCGATCGCGCACACCTTCTTGGCGAGGTTATTCGCCATCCTCAACAAGCACCGCGTGTCCGTTGACCTCATCTCCACCAGCGAGGTGCACGTCTCCGTGGCCGTGCACATGGGCAATGCCGAGATGACCAACTTTGACGCGGCCGTCAAGGACCTGGGCGACTGCGGCGATGTGAGCGTCCTCCATGGTCTGGCCATCCTCAGTCTGGTGGGCGCCGAGATGAAGAACATGATTGGTATTTCGGGAAAGATGTTTTCGACGTTGGGTGATCACAGAATCAATATTGAGATGATTTCTCAGG GTGCCAGCGAGATCAACATCTCGTGTGTTATCGACGCCAGAGACGCCGAGCGGGCTATGAATATCTTGCATACCAACTTGTTCACCTTCCTGGAGTAA
- a CDS encoding SNARE complex subunit, whose protein sequence is MWRDRTNLYISYRQSYAHHPTQRNRYAPQNPGDRFGGTSGGAGSSTGVLFSADDDRRGLLSAGAYDVDDGDAVIEMDLLPPRWADSSDEVAELLADIARKSQKLERLHQKHVLPGFDDDEAKRDQEREIEQLTQSITKGFHDCHRVIQRIEQMVREGKHNGQMSRADEVMAKNIQINLATRVQEASANFRKKQSAYLKKLRGMSGLASPTLDRVSATSSFLGPSGLPPGNSSNSASILESDADRVFSQSTLQASTHQKLLHSNDQAISQREREIDEIAQGIIDLSDLFRDLQTMVIDQGTMLDRIDYNVERMATDVKEAAKELTVASGYQKKTTKRKIILLLLILIAGMIILLVIKPKKHGG, encoded by the exons ATGTGGCGCGACCGCACTAATCT CTATATCTCGTACCGGCAGTCCTACGCCCACCACCCGACCCAGCGCAACCGATATGCCCCTCAGAACCCAGGCGACCGCTTCGGCGGGACTTCCGGCGGGGCTGGCAGCAGCACGGGGGTCCTCTTCTCTGCCGACGATGACCGGCGCGGCCTCTTATCCGCGGGGGCCTACGATGTCGACGACGGCGATGCGGTGATCGAGATGGACCTGCTTCCGCCTCGGTGGGCGGATTCGTCGGACGAAGTGGCGGAGCTGCTGGCCGACATCGCCCGCAAGAGCCAGAAGCTGGAGCGGTTGCATCAGAAGCACGTACTGCCGGGgtttgacgacgacgaggctAAGAGGGACCAGGAACGTGAGATAGAGCAGCTTACGCAGTCCATCACCAAGGGGTTCCACGACTGCCACCGCGTCATCCAGCGCATCGAGCAGATGGTGCGCGAGGGCAAACACAATGGCCAGATGAGTCGCGCCGACGAGGTCATGGCCAAGAACATACAAATCAACCTGGCCACGAGAGTCCAGGAGGCCAGCGCCAATTTTCGAAAAAAGCAGAGCGCATATCTAAAGA AGCTAAGAGGCATGAGCGGCCTTGCCAGTCCAACCCTCGACCGAGTCTCAGCCACCTCTTCTTTCCTGGGCCCCAGCGGCCTCCCGCCCGGCAACAGCTCCAACAGCGCCTCCATTCTCGAATCCGACGCCGACCGGGTCTTCTCCCAGTCGACCCTACAAGCGTCAACGCACCAGAAGCTGCTTCACAGCAACGACCAGGCGATCTCTCAGCGTGAGCGCGAAATCGACGAAATCGCTCAGGGCATCATCGACCTGTCCGATCTGTTCCGGGATCTTCAGACCATGGTCATCGACCAGGGTACGATGCTGGATCGGATCGATTACAACGTGGAGCGGATGGCGACGGACGTGAAGGAGGCGGCCAAGGAGTTGACGGTTGCGTCCGGGTACCAGAAGAAGACAACCAAGAGGAAGATTATACTTCTGTTGTTGATTTTGATAGCGGGTATGATTATTTTGCTGGTTATCAAGCCGAAGAAACATGGAGGTTGA
- a CDS encoding clathrin light chain, translating into MADRFPSLEEFDSGAQTEIKEGSGSPSASNFLEREKALLGDDANQFATVEDAGFDDDNDLLGGGLDSSAGAGAGLETSAAFESQFPDLSAGNESVAPGGTITGAGPSVTYNSGYAPYAQEEQEPEVIREWREKRDAKLAKRAEQFAAQRAETIAEAQKNIDEFYENYNNKKEKAIGQTRKEAEEFLASREDTTSGGTSWERIAKLVDVSGKGAKGGAAGSGKERFRELLISLKKDEKAPGASGI; encoded by the exons ATGGCTGACAGATTCCCCTCGCTGGAGGAGTTCGACTCCGGCG CCCAGACCGAGATCAAGGAGGGTTCTGGAAGCCCCTCGGCCTCCAACTTCCTCGAGCGCGAAAAGGCGCTTCTCGGCGACGATGCCAACCAATTTGCGACAGTTGAGGATGCTGGTTTCGACGATGACAACGACCTCCTAGGGGGTGGCCTTGACTCCTCCGCTGGCGCCGGCGCTGGCCTTGAGACTAGCGCTGCTTTCGAGAGCCAGTTCCCCGACCTTTCCGCAGGCAACGAG TCTGTTGCGCCAGGCGGTACCATCACTGGCGCCGGTCCTTCCGTCACCTACAACTCTGGATATGCGCCATACGCCCAGGAGGAGCAAGAGCCCGAGGTGATCAGAGAGTGGCGCGAGAAGCGTGATGCGAAGCTTGCCAAGCGGGCGGAGCAGTTCGCCGCCCAGAGAGCCGAGACCATCGCGGAGGCGCAGAAGAACATTGACGAATTCTACGAGaactacaacaacaagaaggagaaggccatTGGGCAGACCcgcaaggaggccgaggagttCCTTGCCAGCCGCGAGGACACCACATCGGGAGGCACGAGCTGGGAGCGCATTGCCAAGCTGGTTGACGTTAGCGGCAAGGGAGCTAAGGGCGGTGCTGCTGGTTCCGGCAAGGAGCGTTTCCGTGAGCTCCTGATAAGCCTaaagaaggacgaaaaggCCCCCGGTGCCTCGGGGATTTAA
- a CDS encoding DUF618 domain-containing protein has translation MAYNEDAVLSKLSALTETHESIATTAQWIMFHRRHAAQTVHLWLTKLKDLPSPKRLNMIYLANEVTQQSKARNKDDFLQAFSPFIADATALSYKGASSDIQNKLRRVVDVWRERKIFPIEVQDAIDSRLRELDSARSGGTMFGSTSLSSPAAAVPPELAPLVTSQQAVSKSAQALKTSLTTANSDYSKLMDPAHAPPQAPVYAARLNGLLKNLANAEGAVTECIKTREELISALEKMLSSNRQALEAEQSQLRDLGTRKTAVEEKKQAIELSIIGGLPHNTQEPATGEERAPSSSDGHGIARPQVEALTPPHVQDHDDFYDHRPSEQQQPQNGHTHPTGSAPGIEMLSALASQYESVPTREAKKRKIDETADIPDVGIDADVAEMIQKESTI, from the exons ATGGCGTATAACGAGGATGCTGTGCTCTCTAAGCTCTCTGCACTCACTGAGACTCACGAGAGCATTGCAACCACCGCTCAGTGGATCATGTTCCATCG GCGACATGCTGCCCAGACTGTCCATCTCTGGTTGACCAAGCTGAAGGACCTCCCCAGTCCCAAGAGGCTCAACATGATTTATCTTGCAAACG AGGTGACGCAGCAATCCAAAGCTCGCAACAAGGATGACTTCCTTCAGGCTTTCTCTCCATTCATCGCAGATGCAACCGCGTTGTCTTATAAGGGCGCCTCGTCAGACATCCAGAACAAGCTCCGAagggttgttgatgtttggAGAGAACGCAAGATATTCCCCATAGAAGTCCAGGACGCCATAGACTCTCGACTAAGAG AGCTTGACTCAGCCCGCTCCGGTGGAACAATGTTCGGTTCCACATCGTTGTCGTCGCCAGCTGCAGCGGTGCCTCCAGAGTTGGCACCCTTGGTTACCTCACAGCAGGCAGTTTCCAAGAGTGCCCAGGCGTTGAAGACAAGCCTTACTACCGCCAATTCGGACTACAGCAAGCTGATGGATCCGGCCCACGCTCCTCCTCAGGCGCCAGTGTATGCCGCGCGACTCAACGGGCTTCTTAAAAACCTTGCCAATGCTGAGGGAGCCGTGACGGAATGCATCAAGACCCGCGAAGAGCTGATCAGCGCATTGGAGAAGATGTTGAGCTCCAACCGACAGGCCTTGGAGGCCGAGCAATCACAGCTCAGGGATCTAGGCACCCGCAAGACGGCAgttgaggagaagaagcaagcAATTGAGCTCAGCATCATTGGAGGTTTGCCTCACAATACCCAAGAGCCGGCTACCGGTGAGGAGCGCGCTCCATCTAGCTCGGATGGCCACGGCATCGCCCGTCCTCAGGTTGAAGCACTCACGCCGCCCCACGTCCAAGATCACGACGATTTCTACGATCATCGCCCGTCTGAGCAACAACAGCCGCAGAACGGTCATACTCACCCAACTGGATCTGCTCCTGGCATTGAGATGCTGTCCGCCCTCGCTTCTCAATATGAGTCTGTTCCAACTCGAGAGGCCAAAAAGCGCAAGATCGACGAGACTGCCGACATTCCTGACGTAGGCATAGATGCCGATGTCGCCGAGATGATCCAGAAGGAAAGCACGATTTAG
- a CDS encoding ATP-dependent permease MDL2: protein MVTGVAVRRAVLLPQCGGSGAGLAALLPFQRSPTMTSSILSAKFCRPFSSVQRPSTTSFTIVSVPFSSSHPGSRPCVQSQRWTSPFGLLRQLSTSQTRLREQPAKEAAAETAEEAAKDVEKVKEYTSEEHLKVHGFTKSERAHKAAHINMSARLSKDGKSQSGTKPGFAEVWRLIKIARPEVKAMSVAFVLLLISSAVTMSIPFSIGRILDLSTQGPAGEVRLFGLTLYQFFGGLAGLLTLGATANFGRIIILRIVGERVVARLRTNLYRRTYVQDAEFFDANRVGDLISRLNSDTVVVGKSITQNVSDGLRSMVSGAAGFAAMFWLSPKLTSIILIMVPPIGLGAVLYGRNIRNLSRQIQKNVGSLMKIAEERLGNIKTSQAFAAEVQEVGRYNKQVRKIFALGRKEAIVSGVFFSSTSYAGNLAILALLIVGGNLVRSGAMSLGDLTSFMMYTVFAGSSLFGVSGFYSELMKGVGAASRLFELEDRKPAIPQTVGVKVESAQGPIKFSNVTFAYPTRPAVTIFNGLDFEIPSGTNVCIVGPSGGGKSTVASLLLRFYNPTSGSITINGIDISKMNAKSLRRRIGMVSQEPVLFSGTIAENIAYGRPRAPRTEIIAAAQKANCGFISDFPEGLETQVGARGAQLSGGQKQRIAIARALLKDPDILILDEATSALDAESETLVNSALAELLKGRSTTISIAHRLSTIKRSDKIIVLSSEGTVAEIGSYTELSANKDSHFSKLMEWQMSGGDVSPDHRPPSGDPHVSEVEEIEEEFAEAENDVDDAVEKDVKSHKEPVRE from the coding sequence ATGGTTACGGGGGTAGCGGTGCGCCGCGCCGTGCTGCTCCCCCAATGCGGCGGTAGCGGCGCCGGGCTCGCGGCTTTGCTGCCGTTCCAACGATCGCCCACTATGACTTCCTCGATTCTGTCCGCAAAATTCTGCCGTCCGTTCTCGTCAGTTCAGCGGCCCTCGACGACATCTTTTACCATCGTTTCGGTTCCTTTCTCATCCTCCCATCCCGGATCACGACCATGCGTACAATCCCAACGTTGGACTTCCCCCTTCGGCCTTCTCCGCCAGCTATCGACCTCACAAACTCGCCTACGGGAGCAGCCGGCCAAGGAAGCTGCGGCAGAGACAGCAGAAGAGGCGGCAAAGGACGTTGAAAAGGTCAAGGAATATACATCTGAAGAACACCTCAAGGTACACGGTTTTACGAAAAGCGAGAGGGCGCATAAGGCCGCCCATATCAACATGAGCGCTCGTCTTTCCAAGGATGGCAAATCCCAATCAGGCACCAAGCCCGGCTTCGCCGAGGTCTGGCGTCTGATCAAGATTGCGCGCCCCGAGGTCAAGGCGATGAGTGTCGCATTCGTCCTGCTTCTCATCTCGTCCGCGGTCACCATGTCCATCCCCTTCTCGATCGGCAGAATTCTGGATCTTTCCACCCAGGGTCCCGCCGGCGAGGTTCGGCTCTTCGGTCTTACCCTCTATCAGTTCTTCGGCGGCCTCGCTGGTCTTCTCACTCTTGGTGCGACGGCCAACTTTGGCAGAATCATCATTCTCCGTATCGTCGGCGAGCGCGTCGTGGCTCGGTTGCGCACGAATCTCTACCGCCGCACCTACGTCCAGGATGCCGAGTTCTTCGATGCCAACAGGGTCGGTGATCTGATCTCGCGACTGAACTCCGACACGGTTGTCGTGGGCAAGAGCATTACTCAGAACGTGTCTGATGGTCTCCGTTCCATGGTTAGCGGAGCGGCGGGTTTCGCGGCCATGTTCTGGCTCAGCCCCAAGCTGACATCCATTATCCTCATCATGGTTCCCCCTATCGGTCTTGGAGCGGTTCTCTACGGTCGCAACATTCGCAACTTGAGCAGGCAGATCCAGAAGAACGTCGGCTCACTGATGAAGATCGCCGAGGAACGGTTGGGTAACATCAAGACCAGCCAGGCCTTTGCCGCTGAAGTGCAAGAGGTGGGTCGCTACAACAAGCAGGTCAGAAAGATTTTCGCCCTGGGCCGGAAGGAGGCCATTGTCTCGGGTGTCTTTTTCAGCAGTACGTCGTATGCAGGAAATCTGGCGATCCTGGCTCTCTTGATTGTCGGCGGGAACCTTGTGCGCTCAGGGGCCATGTCTCTGGGCGATTTGACCTCGTTCATGATGTATACTGTCTTTGCTGGTTCGAGTCTCTTCGGTGTTAGCGGCTTCTACTCGGAACTGATGAAGGGTGTCGGCGCAGCGAGTCGTTTGTTCGAGCTCGAGGATCGCAAGCCGGCCATCCCCCAGACCGTTGGTGTGAAGGTTGAATCTGCGCAAGGTCCCATCAAGTTCTCGAATGTAACGTTCGCCTACCCTACCAGACCTGCAGTTACGATATTCAATGGCCTCGACTTTGAGATCCCCTCGGGCACAAACGTGTGCATTGTAGGCCCTTCAGGCGGAGGTAAAAGCACCGTGGCCTCCTTACTCTTGCGCTTCTATAACCCCACATCCGGtagcatcaccatcaacggcATCGACATTTCCAAGATGAACGCCAAgtctctccgccgccgcatcGGCATGGTCTCACAGGAGCCAGTCCTCTTTTCGGGTACCATTGCCGAAAACATTGCTTACGGCCGTCCACGGGCTCCGCGCACCGAGATCATTGCGGCTGCCCAGAAGGCCAACTGCGGTTTTATTAGCGACTTCCCCGAAGGCCTCGAGACCCAGGTCGGCGCCCGTGGCGCCCAGCTTTCCGGTGGCCAGAAGCAGCGCATCGCCATTGCTCGCGCCCTCCTCAAGGACCCCGATATTCTTATCTTGGATGAGGCTACCTCCGCCTTGGACGCCGAATCCGAGACCCTGGTCAATTCTGCCCTTGCGGAACTCCTCAAGGGCCGCAGCACCACCATTTCGATTGCTCACAGACTGTCCACCATTAAGCGATCTGACAAGATCATTGTGCTCTCGAGCGAGGGTACCGTGGCTGAGATTGGCAGCTACACAGAGCTGAGCGCCAACAAGGACAGCCACTTCAGTAAGCTGATGGAGTGGCAGATGAGCGGTGGTGATGTCTCCCCGGACCACCGCCCTCCCTCTGGGGATCCTCATGTCAgtgaggttgaggagattgaggaggAATTTGCGGAGGCGGAGAATGACGTTGACGATGCGGTGGAGAAGGATGTGAAGTCGCACAAGGAGCCAGTGAGGGAGTAA